The genomic segment AACTCTTCCAGGAAATGCAAAAGTCGTTTTTGTGATTTGAGCTGCTTGAGCCCCAGAAAAACCTGCCAAGAATAGTACAAGAATAAGTGAACGCATTCGTCCTCCTTTGGTTTGGGTCAGAAGCTAGAGGGAGGTTGGAATGGATTCAAGATGAATCTCGACCAAACACTTTATGAACGTATTAAAAGAAATTTACGCCACTTTTAGGCGACAGAATGCGTCGGAAAGGAGGCTCCTATGCTTAAATAGTCAAACGCTCTGTGTCCTTGAAATGATTAATGCGACACATGTTGGCGAATTGCCGGGAGATCAAGCTTCTATCTTTGCTGATGAAAACTACAATGGATAGCTCAACAAAATCTGTTGCAGGAAAGTTTTATTGGGGCCGGTCAATGAAATGCCGGAATTGAATTTTCCATTTCCTTGAGTGTGGACACCGAAAATCAAACTTTTACCTTGAGCATCTCCGATAATCAGGGCGCTGCCACTCATGCCGCCAAAAGTGTCGCAAGTATACTGAGGGCGATAGGGGACAAGATGAGGAACGTAGAAGTTACAAACCACCACCCATAAAGAGTTGTGGGCCTTGTCGCCGGGAAATCCCGTTATGCTCCCTGAAGATTCAACGCCTCCCAGGGGTGAATTGCGGGGAGCCAGTCCCTGCAGATCCCAAGCAAGAGAAAGCCAGCCGGTTTTTAAACCCAGAGGCTCTTTCAAAACCAAAACGGCAATGTCTTGACCGTAGTCGCCTTGAAGAAAGGCACTGTTCACATGAATCTTTTCAATTTCGACAGGGCCGTAAGCGCTATTGAAATTCTTCGCTAGCATCCATGTGCGAGTTTCCAGATCAAAAACACAGTGAGCTGCTGTGAGTACAAGACGAGGACTAATCATCGTACCCGTGCAGAAGTTTTCAATCTGGCCAAAAACCCGAAATGCAGGAGCCTTGGGGTCGCTCACTTGCATGCGACTGATGTCTCCGATGACCGCAGCTTGAGCATTAGAAAGCAAGAGCAGGCTCAGAAAGTATAGTATGTGTTTGGTCATGTATTTTCCTTTGTCACCAGATCGCAATCTCGATGGAAATAGCAAATATGAGTCCATCCTCCGGGACGAAATAAGGGGGGTGACTGTTTAAGCTTTTGACAG from the Bdellovibrio sp. ArHS genome contains:
- a CDS encoding trypsin-like serine protease, whose translation is MTKHILYFLSLLLLSNAQAAVIGDISRMQVSDPKAPAFRVFGQIENFCTGTMISPRLVLTAAHCVFDLETRTWMLAKNFNSAYGPVEIEKIHVNSAFLQGDYGQDIAVLVLKEPLGLKTGWLSLAWDLQGLAPRNSPLGGVESSGSITGFPGDKAHNSLWVVVCNFYVPHLVPYRPQYTCDTFGGMSGSALIIGDAQGKSLIFGVHTQGNGKFNSGISLTGPNKTFLQQILLSYPL